The DNA region TGTAGGCTCTCCGTCTCCTGACATCAGCCAGAATCTCTAAGGCTATTATTTTTCCATGATAATTTCTCATTGTATGAAAATAAAAGGCTTAGTTAGTTTTTGTATGCACTTAATTTTAGGCACTCTGTGTTTTCAAAAACCAAAGATAATTCATGCCTGACTGTCTATCTATCGCTTTCCAGGCCAGTCCGTGATCACCACCGGCTGCCGGAACCACACCTGCACGGGAGACTTCAACACCGGCGTCTCATTTGTCATCACCCAAGCCGACGACTGCTCCATGCCGTCAAAGACCGTCACCACCAAGGATACTAACATTACTGTTTTCATGCCGACAGCTGAGCCGAAAACTACTACAGTTGTGAGTATTATTCTAGACCAGTGCACCCGCACACACAAGTGTGTTACTTACCCGCTCAGTTTTAAGATGCTCAGTCCGAAGTAGTGTTGGTTAAGACTCGAACCCTTTGAGGCCTCTGCTTCAAGACTCGACTCAGTTTTAGAGACTCTTATAATTAAGTCTAAACTCGAGTTATTTTTAACTTGTTAGACGCCCGAGTCTTTTGTAGAGACTTGAGTCCTTTTCAGAGAACTCTTgattattattacaaaaaaaaatcaaaatgcaaTGTCTTTACTTTATGCAAAATTCGTGAATTCGGTACACAAATCATACAATAACGCCTAATTTCGTTACTGTTATTtaggaaaaacctataaaattgttgacggagtctttattcggagactcgagtccttttgagttgctctTAAAAAAGACTCAACAAAGGACTCGACTCGGGACTTTAAAGACTCAGAAGTTTTTTTAAGTGCCGAACCTCGTAAAAACGGGCTCAGTTGACTCGAGTTCTTACCAACACTAGTCCGAAGACGTTCAGTTTGTCATCGCCCAATACAAGCCGCCTGTGATTGTCACCAACCTGCCTGTGATCTACGATGTAGCAGTCGACAGGCCCACGCCATTCTGACGCTACATTGCTGTGAGTTAATTAATTAACGTATGTATACTTGGCACCAAACACAATCGATGAAGTGATTGTTACACAGTTATATAAACATGATAGTCGCTATTTGGTTACCTACCTATGATTAACTTATAACTAACGCATGCTTCGTAAATCAATCATATcggtttaaaataaaaatgaaactgCCATAACGCCCAtaacaaatattaatattagaatagaatagagtagaaatatttttatttgtgagcACAAACACAAGAAACAATATTCTTATCAATATTGCTTTGCATGGCAAACTCACTTCCAAAACATTACAATGCAGGATACATGCTATTAACAAAATGCCTTTTAATACTTCAGGAGTGTTTTAGACAGTTCGTTACAAAACCAAAAGGGCCTGTCACCAAGGGCAGAttttttaaaacataattattgtaGAATTTTGATCAAATATAAATTTGGGCCTTATTGAATACAAGTATACAACCCAAAATTTTGTCTTATTTTCTTGGATAGTCCCTACACAAAGATTGTTTTAAACATGTGTTGCATCGGATTATACATGTCTATAAAATATGGCTTTAAGATATTATTTCTACAACACTCCAGTTTTATTAAAAGTCTGCCATTATTTATCATGCCCACTAACAATAACCAAACAATTATAGCTTAGCGATGGCATGGAGAGAAATCAGGATGACAGTCTCGAATCCACTCAAAGCACCCGGTGTACCGAAGAAGTCACAACCGCCGAACCTACAGAATTAACCACATCATATAGTAATGAAGTGACTACGGAAGAAGTGGCTACTACAGAACAGGTGTCTACGGCCAGACCTATCATTCCAACGTTCATCCCACGGCCACCCTCCACTACACCTGAACCGCCGACACCTGAAccgactactactactactgagCGACCTCTTCTACCGGTAAGACAAAGGAGTCAATTCGAACGTATAgtttacatcaaaatgatatctgaATTATAGCATTTAGTTATCACTCGCGCATGCGTTTCACTCGTACCGTGTGTAAACGGGCGAATGATGACAAAtagacatcatttagatatcattttgatgtcataaTGTAAGTTTGAATTAGCCTCAAAGGTGAACCAGCTTTCTCAGATGTACTGAAAATGATTGATCTAAAGATTTGCATTCAAGACAAAAAAACGGTATTTTATAAATCTACCTACAAAAAATCGGATCAGACAATAAGTATAGagaagataaaaataatgcaatgaaataaatccaataacaataacattatccAGATTTGAAGagttgccatcagatacatcggcgcggccggtggcggcggcaaaatatctgaacaagcactttaACGCCTTGTAACCTACCTATACCCATACTACTACTACCTTAGCACCTACCTACCATGCACCTAGCCGTGTTGGTATACTATTGACCTATACGCGTTggcagatatttgtgagcgccttagccacTCCCATATAACTGATGGCGACTGCACCatcataattatacaaagacaTATTAGGTTACCTGCAGCTGAATTCACCTACTCAATAGTTCTCttacatttcattcatgtcaGTCGTGGTGaatagattttaattttaatatatcaaCCATAATCATAGGAGTGTTttctttttgatttttttggttTACATGTTCTACATTCGCCTCTCTTGCATGATCAAATTGCATGTAAAACATAACTATATACATCGCTCTGCAAagcttattaaataaataaaaaaatctaaaaatatcaTATCTAATTAAAACTATTTTGGTAAGGGTATACTTATTAAATGTTGAAGTTTTTCAAGGTACATAGTGTGCATAACGAAATACTCGCAAAAAGTACCAAATTGCGAAATTACGTATGCACTATAGTTAGACCTGATTAGAcgaaagaaaagtctgcaacgttTTTGATAGCACATAACTTTAAGAACTAACTTCTATTGAGTAAGTCCTCCCTTTCGGTTTTAGAGAAGGGACTGGGAAAGGACAAAGTGACATTTAAGGAACGGTGCCTTAATGCGCCCTAACTAACTAATGTGTTTAATCATAAAGAAGATAATGCCTTAAAcgctggtagagaatgccttaaggcattaagtccgccatttgtacttatttatatagtgcaataaagtttaaataaataaataaataaagaataccTTTAATTGTAATTGAAATAACATATAATTGACGTTTCTAATGCCAAAATGTTTTCTATACGATTTTCAGGAAGAACAGTTACAGCAAGTGTTGCACGACTTGGAAGCAATAATCAATAATGACACCATTTCCATTATGATGGACACCGCCAGCGACGCTGTTGAGCAGgtaatttcaattgtctagtaACTTACTGAAGCCTATCTGTCGTTTGACATTTTAGATGATGTCTTTtataagataataaaataagaaCCCTAAATCACaacaacaaaactaaaaaacaaataataaaagaacaatacaaaaatacttaaacaaaacatcaaaatataaaaaagtacCTACCCTTTGGGTCACATAATAATAGGTGGTACATTTTTTGTCAGGATTTAAATGAAAAAGACATCAAACTCATATTTCTGATTTAAACATTGACGGGTTATATGCTTTTCGTtcatttacatactgtataaatgAAGCCCACTTTTGTTTTCTTGTAATATTCACTGGAATCAAAGTCATTAGaagtttttaaaactatattttttaagtatcttTATATTTCAGGTGGATGCACTCCTGGATATGGAAGATGAATTAGAGATCCCCGGTCAACTGCTTCACCTGGTCGACGAACTGGCCGCCAGAGTCGACCTGAACGGTTCCCATCAAGCGCAGGCCATCGCCAACAACATAGCCATGCTTATGGCTGACTCGAGTCCGGAGAGTCCGGTGAAAGGACTCAGGATAGCTGCCCAGGGTACTGGGGATGAGGTGTTCTCTGCTGATGCCTTTGAGATTATTTCCGGTAAGTTTTTTTCCAAGCCTTGCCAACCACATCCCCATGTTAATGGCCTATGTGAATCTAGTAAAGGGACTGAAGATTGGAATGAGGTGTTTTGTACTGAGATTGTTTTAAGTGAGTTTATGCAGAAGCCATTAGCTAGTCAATGCCATAGTAGTAGCATATCAGCAGTTGTAGCAAATTTCTGTCATATTTGCCGCCAAAACAAAATGGTGACAAAAAAGTTGAATACTTCCAAGTTGCTCACACTGTGATGCTATTTTCTGTTATTTATCGAACTGTAAATCAAAATGAATGAGAATTGAATACCTGTGTCCTCGCTATTTGAACATATGTGATCTACACGTTATACCAAAAAATATTAAGCTATAAGTAGATTCTCTAGGATTGGAACTTGCTCAATTTTGTCTTTTTTCAAATTACAGAAGAAGTGAATGCCACCCACCTATACGTCGATGAGAGCGAAGCAGTCGTTCACCTTCCAGAATCAGTCACCAACTCATCCCGTCGCATTAGCTTCGTTGTGTTCCGAAATGACCGCGCCTTCATGTCTAGTCATGGGCTCTATTCTGTCAATAGCAGAGTCCTTAGCATCAAGATTGAAGATCTCACCCAGTTTGCTGATGGGGAAGTAAGTTATCTTCTATCTCTCAATCTCTCTAAGATCATACTTATCACTCCTTTTTGAACTTTCGATTTCTGTTTCTCATTTTCTTCTCCCCAAtgaagagtacagcctacagtttaattttttgctcatattacaggccacacccggtatatctctTACTTCCTCACTTTACCTGTCTAATTTTTTATTTTGGGcttattttactatataataTTCTTGCTCATAGTCACTACAATACAAAAACCTTTACTGTTTCTAATTCTCATTTCAGGTAATAGATATCCATCTCCGACCATTAGCAGGCGACCTTGAACGTAACCAAACCCGCAGCTGCGCCTACTGGCACTTCCTCGACGACAACTCCGGCTACTGGTCACAAGATGGCTGCACTTTCATCCCGTCCTCCCAATCCGGCCAGCTGGACACCTGCCGCTGCGACCACCTCACCCACTTCGCTGAGGTCCTGGTACCTAAGACTGTCTTCTCAGAGCGAAACGAAGCGGTTTTAGAAGTACTTTCCATCATAGGATGTGTTCTATCTATCTTTGGGCTACTTTGCGTTGGTATAACAGCAGCTATATTCAGGTCCTGGAGAAGAGACTTCAGTAATAAGATTTGGTTGCAACTCTGTATTGCAATCTTCATTCTAATAGTCTGTTTCTTAGTTGTAGTGTTCGCCCATTTCGATCACTACGACGTTACATGTTTGTTAGTTGGTGTCCTATTGCATTATTCCGTTCTAGCATCGTTTTGCTGGATGCTTGTGGCAGCTGTTTTGTCATACAGGAGACTAGTTTTAGTTTTCACTAGGGATGCGTCTCATAAGTTGTTGAGAGCTTCGGCATTTTCTTGGGGGACTCCATGCGCTATAGTAGGGATACTTCTTGCCGCTAGTCCACATGCCTATTCAGGTCAGTTTGAGGAGATGTCTCCCAGTTCAAGCTTCTGCTATCCATCCGGACTTGGACTTTGGTTGACGGTCTACGCGCCTATAGCTATCATGTTACTCGCAAACTGGATGCTATTTGTTCTAATAGTTCGTTCCGTGTTTGCTTCTAGAAGGATCCAAAGACACGGCGATTCTAATGAAGCCTTAAGATGTGCTTCGGTCAGCTGTCTCTTGGTCTTCCTATTCGGTTTACCCTGGATTTTCGGTCTATTTGCTTCAAACATTGTCGCGGCGTATCTTTTCACGTTGACTGCGACTTTCCAAGGTTTCGTTCTCTTTATTTTCTTCGTGTTGGGGAATAAAAAGACTAGAGATTTGTGGTTGAACAAGCTGAAAATCAAGCAGACCCAGAAGATACCGGTCACGTCGTCAACTTATACTAATAATAAGAGCCAGAACTCTGGCTCGGAGTGGAGGAAAGGACGGTCAACTCCTGCCACTATTGAAGCTAACGCCTCCAAGCCTAGGTCACTCTCTTCTCCTGATGAATCCAGGTTTTCTTGACAGAGATGAGAAATCAAAAAGTTCACAGAAGTTATCTTTAGAGGACCTTGCCAGTTCCTGTCCTACCTCTGCGTATCCAAAATCTTCTTTTGGTAACTTTTTCCTTTGAAAGTTAACTATAAGATGTATCGTCTCGAAAAATTAACTCGATCGACTTGTATTCGTGTAAATTCTAGATTGTAAGTGACTTCAGTATTAATCTTATTTCGTTGGCTTTATGTTATTCGCCTTAAAGAAGTGTGATTGAAACCATTAGCCAATCAATGGACATATAGGTAAACACAAAGTTAATTAAACACGGCCATCTCTTAACGAAATTAGTTTTTTGATAAAGCGAAAATTGAAGCATAAACTTCCTATAACAATTTTTAACTCGCAGCAGTCGCAACCGTGTGGAATACGGGTAAATACTGTTTTTGACAACGGGCTGGGGTGGAagtgttttttttcaaaaagagACTGCAAAGAGTCAAAGAGAGACTGGAAACGTTGCGAGTTCGAATTTCGGTAGCAACGGTTTTTTTCCGGTTTTCACAGACACGCTCGACACGCGTAATTACATTCATGTACGACAAGAAAACCTTGCACAACCTTAATTGTTTGGATGTATTATGTATTGTATGTAGGATGTAGAAATATTTCATAAGTCTTTATCTAGTCTGAAAATGGTTTTAGCTGTTTCATTTTCGTAACTTTCacttgttttaaattttcttcgTTCGCAGCAAAGAGTTACCAAATATTaaactatttataattaaaattcgtATTAGTTGTTAGGTATTAAATGCAATTACCTATTCagtatttttatcaatattaagGGGAAAAGTTTCTTGTAAATACACATTTTTGTAAACATtagttttaaacatttaaatgtAAGAGAAATGGACTGTACAGACAGAACAAACTATTAGAATATacggaaatatttatttaaactataaAGTTAATGGTTAGATGTAAGAATTGAGGCATTTAATGTTGTAATTGGAATAAAGTTGTACCATTTACTTTAatagtgttttatttattaaatcctACCTAATTATACCTAGTCCCTATACCCTGTAGTAGCGTATCTATTACAGATTttaccagtggcggatttgccctaagaccTATATAGGGGCGGCCAATCGTGACAAAAAAATGAGAAAGGGCCGGCTGGTACTTCAAGGCCTGGGGTGGCAGACTGCAAATCGGCCACTGTTATTTATGTATAATTGCATATCGTAGTCTTGTAGTCCAAGTCTCTCTTGAATACATGCAGTTGAAGGATGATTCTTTAAGGggcaatagggaatattacgcaaaactctgctaCTACCACTATCCATTCCAATATGGGGGTACTGCCGCGAtacaaaatcgaaatttcgaaATCTAACCTCTCTGTCACTTTtgtatattcgagcgataaagatgCAGAAaattaatgtcatattttattgtgtgaaaacttatcaaaaaacagtttaaggcacagaaTACAAAAAAGTGAAGGAGTCAGTGTAGTAAAATAGCATGTGACGTACCTATTTTGGGAATAACCATTGTAACAGTACGAATAGAGTAGGGTACCTTTTTCTGACCGCAAAAACGCGTACATGCGGGATGACTCAAGTTAGTAATTGCAccttaaatgtaatttaaaaacttactcgtacttacaaatattgtttaaaatgtATACGATTTGAAAATTCGATAAGACCTACGAGTATAAAATTTTTAGAATCTATCACGTTGTTTTCTTTATACTATACTGTAGGTATAGTGTGTAGGCTTAACCCTGCacgtaatacatattattattttttataaagttcCGTGGTTAATTTTAAGTGAACCCTAACGAACACTGATTATGTCGACTACGAATTAGATAAGACCAGATAACTGACAGTGTTCGAAGGTGATAGCAAGAAGTGGGTGTGCGAAGAACAAATGATTCACAGTAAGTATTTAGTTAATAACAGTTATTTATTCTGTTAATAGCATAATAATTACTTTGgctatttaatgtaatttatcAGGCGTGATAGGTATTTCACCTTGTTTCGTAAATGTCATTGGAATATTGTCGGTATATGAATGAGTTAGTGCGTCAGACTTAGCTTGAAAGATGAGTTAGCAAGTGGAAACCAAAGGTGTAAGAATGGATTTTACTATTAAGTTGTGTTTGGTGTTTGTGCACGTGTAGACTGcgttataaaataatttttaattgaAATTCTATATTGTGTTTCTTGTGATATAACATTGGAATCAACTGTAAGTGTTGTTCTTTTAAATTAATGCCGAACTACTGGCGTAAAGTATTTATAATCGACTATGGTAAAGCCATGCTTATGATTTAAGCATGTTGATGGATATATTggatatgtaattttatttacatttctgTTGGTCGACTGTATTATCGACACTATAGCATCCATCGTCAAGGTGATGACTGATGACAATAGGTACATCATTTCATTTCGAATAGGTAATACCTATCGCTAAATTAGTGCCAATATATAAagctataataatattaaatcgTAAATAGTACCATATTGATCCCACTTCAATCTTCatactttatttaatttgtgtGATTCAACATCAAACCTAGACAAAACGCAAACCGGGCCGGGCCCgtgccgaggcgtccgacatatcATTTTCTATAACGGCTGattggtgatcacgtggtgctttccatagaaaacgaagcgccggaagctccggcccggccccggcccggtctagtgtgagtcatcctttagacaTTCATACTAAGCGGTGGTAAGCGGTTTTCCCCTTTCATTAATTATCATGTTGgtaatgtattttaataatcATGTTGGTAATGTATTTTCCCTTTAATAATAATGTTGGTAATGTATTTTACTAATCCTATAAATATTTAACGTAACTATAATTTATGTTAATCTGCGGCATAAGCGAGGAGATAACAAGATACACTAATGGATCGAATTATCCACTTCACTTGATCGGTCACTGATAAGTATAAATCCGTTGTTATATTGGACCACGCTAACTCAGCACAGACTTCGAAGTAACAGAATATGGAAGTGTCACCATAAACGTCATATTCTTatataacctcctcctttgggatttggaagtcggttaaaaatgatgACGTTCATAGCGGCACTTCACTCTACAAAGTCCGTGCAGTGAGCTTAGACGGACTTTTATATTGGCTTGAGTGTTGATAAAATTCGATCACATTGacattaatttgtttttttcttaccaaaataaattcCGAAAACAAAGAAATTACCTACGTTTATTGAGATACTAGTTCTTATGcaaatacacacaaacagaatAACTAATATTGAGGATATTATATAGTCATttctcttttttagggttccgtacctcaaaaggaaaaaacggaacccttataggatcactcgtgcgtctgtctgtccgtccgtctgtcacagccaatttgctccgaaactactggaccaattaggttgaaatttggtacacatatgtaagtctgtgacccaaagacggatatgtaacgtcaacaaatgaattttaaacataagggctacttttagggggttaaagataaaatttaaaaacctagttttgcaaactatatcatgttacatatcaaacgaaagagctcattgtgagaatttcaaatatattttttttataaatttatgataaaaagtttagaagttattcaagaaaatagacaaaaaatgaccattcccccccctctatctccgaaactacagggtctaaaattcggaaaaaaatacacaaaatagtcctttacataaagatgataggaaaacctattagaaatctacagtcaagcgtgagtcggatttaagaacaaaaatgcggtttaggttttttagggacacagccgcaatggtttaagtgaaacgtgatgtagacagctattgcgaaggccctaggccgatatccacATAAGGCCGAAAGCCTGAAGCGTCCCGAAGAAGCGCGcttttagcttcaagcgt from Cydia fagiglandana chromosome 6, ilCydFagi1.1, whole genome shotgun sequence includes:
- the LOC134664918 gene encoding uncharacterized protein LOC134664918 isoform X2, which gives rise to MPPPHRDTVLAISLLICLSIILGEAKKDTYTPICPIGFDLAYTGYEKPICYRLKGSEAFKDIFEDCAGNLYTSELYHSLNITKPNVELWSGHKSLYPGGPFIDWSFSPSIGKVLTSTYDVKYNPSLGIDEELCVVIHPVNNFTAVRCTEKHYRYCMVEPYEDTLSKCEELTDYYRFWSPKATCLTPVTVKGGKVRASWSQAQLLCSKRGGSLLHRGWRYANNPLLHINKTDWIDPLGVEATAGDELRWVIDEDGNDKVPDSESLSLEVDEYLSNNSLLALRDNAWHLVNSTYIFMDVICERSIHLRNVSLNLTVEGDHVILSVNDSVDESNIHCYTDAILYSPTNISKIALDDNKYRLKTVSDGMYWCIHRDSRNFRVSQSNKVLFVREKHVENLYAIKIRLRGRYRFENIDKQYRIWERKVKEYIYYRTKYVERFGEITTTNGHEAEGLLQSYKRSTGDDSGEGSFKETDVIYMVKIKRLFLDGRTVLLHVQLNPTMKVVPPGYWEGLEVMYMRPAFFCAGDGLPGIKRVALGQSVITTGCRNHTCTGDFNTGVSFVITQADDCSMPSKTVTTKDTNITVFMPTAEPKTTTVEEQLQQVLHDLEAIINNDTISIMMDTASDAVEQVDALLDMEDELEIPGQLLHLVDELAARVDLNGSHQAQAIANNIAMLMADSSPESPVKGLRIAAQGTGDEVFSADAFEIISEEVNATHLYVDESEAVVHLPESVTNSSRRISFVVFRNDRAFMSSHGLYSVNSRVLSIKIEDLTQFADGEVIDIHLRPLAGDLERNQTRSCAYWHFLDDNSGYWSQDGCTFIPSSQSGQLDTCRCDHLTHFAEVLVPKTVFSERNEAVLEVLSIIGCVLSIFGLLCVGITAAIFRSWRRDFSNKIWLQLCIAIFILIVCFLVVVFAHFDHYDVTCLLVGVLLHYSVLASFCWMLVAAVLSYRRLVLVFTRDASHKLLRASAFSWGTPCAIVGILLAASPHAYSGQFEEMSPSSSFCYPSGLGLWLTVYAPIAIMLLANWMLFVLIVRSVFASRRIQRHGDSNEALRCASVSCLLVFLFGLPWIFGLFASNIVAAYLFTLTATFQGFVLFIFFVLGNKKTRDLWLNKLKIKQTQKIPVTSSTYTNNKSQNSGSEWRKGRSTPATIEANASKPRSLSSPDESRFS
- the LOC134664918 gene encoding uncharacterized protein LOC134664918 isoform X1 — translated: MPPPHRDTVLAISLLICLSIILGEAKKDTYTPICPIGFDLAYTGYEKPICYRLKGSEAFKDIFEDCAGNLYTSELYHSLNITKPNVELWSGHKSLYPGGPFIDWSFSPSIGKVLTSTYDVKYNPSLGIDEELCVVIHPVNNFTAVRCTEKHYRYCMVEPYEDTLSKCEELTDYYRFWSPKATCLTPVTVKGGKVRASWSQAQLLCSKRGGSLLHRGWRYANNPLLHINKTDWIDPLGVEATAGDELRWVIDEDGNDKVPDSESLSLEVDEYLSNNSLLALRDNAWHLVNSTYIFMDVICERSIHLRNVSLNLTVEGDHVILSVNDSVDESNIHCYTDAILYSPTNISKIALDDNKYRLKTVSDGMYWCIHRDSRNFRVSQSNKVLFVREKHVENLYAIKIRLRGRYRFENIDKQYRIWERKVKEYIYYRTKYVERFGEITTTNGHEAEGLLQSYKRSTGDDSGEGSFKETDVIYMVKIKRLFLDGRTVLLHVQLNPTMKVVPPGYWEGLEVMYMRPAFFCAGDGLPGIKRVALGQSVITTGCRNHTCTGDFNTGVSFVITQADDCSMPSKTVTTKDTNITVFMPTAEPKTTTVLSDGMERNQDDSLESTQSTRCTEEVTTAEPTELTTSYSNEVTTEEVATTEQVSTARPIIPTFIPRPPSTTPEPPTPEPTTTTTERPLLPEEQLQQVLHDLEAIINNDTISIMMDTASDAVEQVDALLDMEDELEIPGQLLHLVDELAARVDLNGSHQAQAIANNIAMLMADSSPESPVKGLRIAAQGTGDEVFSADAFEIISEEVNATHLYVDESEAVVHLPESVTNSSRRISFVVFRNDRAFMSSHGLYSVNSRVLSIKIEDLTQFADGEVIDIHLRPLAGDLERNQTRSCAYWHFLDDNSGYWSQDGCTFIPSSQSGQLDTCRCDHLTHFAEVLVPKTVFSERNEAVLEVLSIIGCVLSIFGLLCVGITAAIFRSWRRDFSNKIWLQLCIAIFILIVCFLVVVFAHFDHYDVTCLLVGVLLHYSVLASFCWMLVAAVLSYRRLVLVFTRDASHKLLRASAFSWGTPCAIVGILLAASPHAYSGQFEEMSPSSSFCYPSGLGLWLTVYAPIAIMLLANWMLFVLIVRSVFASRRIQRHGDSNEALRCASVSCLLVFLFGLPWIFGLFASNIVAAYLFTLTATFQGFVLFIFFVLGNKKTRDLWLNKLKIKQTQKIPVTSSTYTNNKSQNSGSEWRKGRSTPATIEANASKPRSLSSPDESRFS